TCCCGGTAGCGGCCCGTGAGGGCCGGCCCGCAGGTGTCGGGGGGCGGGAGTTCGGGTAGAGTACGGCCCGGTATGGGAGCTTCCTGGAGCAAAAAAGACCTGTTTATAAAAGCTGTAACGCCCTCGCGGCCCGTGCGGGTTGCCGGACGCTTCGCCCTGCGGCAGGTCCGGCACGTAGCCGGAGCGACGTTTCACCGGGGCGAGGTTGTCTTTGACCGGGTGAGGCTCCGGTGGAAGATACGCCTCGGGCTTCTGGAACGGCTGGAGGTGCTGCCCTACCGGGGGTACGGCACGCGCGACGTTCTGCACATTCGGGGCCGGGTGCTGGAGGAGAAAGGCGTGACCCACTCCTCGCACGCCGACAGCGCCTACGCCAACTTCAGGAACATGATCCGGCGCTTCAACAGCTCCGAGATGCCGCATGCAAGGGTGCGCGGCAGGCACTCCGGCGTCGAGGCCGAGACGACCGCTGACGAAGAAGGCTTCTTTGAGTTCCGCTTCGAGCTGCCCGAGGGCGAGGACCCGAACGAGAAGTTCGAGTGGCATCCGGTAGACCTAGAGTTGATCTCACCCGGCAAGCCGGGGACCGCGCGGGACAGGGGATGGTCGCTCGTCCCGCCCGCAGACTCTCAGTTTTACGTTATAAGCGACCTCGACGACACCGTGCTCCACTCGCGAGTGACCAACGTGCTGGCGATGCTCTGGATAGTTCTTTTCGGCAACGCCCACACCCGGTTGCCGTTCCCCGGCGTCGCGGAGTTCTACGAAGCCCTCAAAGGCGGCGGCGACGGTCGCCGCCGGAACCCGCTCTTCTACGTGTCGAGCAGCCCGTGGAACATCTACGACCTTCTTGTCGAGTTCATGGACCTCAACGACGTACCTCACGGGCCCATCTTCCTTAAAGACTGGTCCCTGAACGTCTTCGGGAGCCACGAAGACCACAAGCTCGGCGCCATTCAGCGCCTTCTCGACGAGTACCCCGCCGCGCCGTTTGTCCTTATCGGTGACTCCGGCGAGGAAGACCCGGAGATCTACTCAAAAGCCATCTTCGAGAACCCGGGCCGGATAAAGGCCGCTTTTATCCGGAACGTTACCGGGGAGGCCCGCCGCGAGGAGGTCCGGGAGATAGCGACGG
This sequence is a window from Rubrobacter indicoceani. Protein-coding genes within it:
- a CDS encoding App1 family protein; translation: MGASWSKKDLFIKAVTPSRPVRVAGRFALRQVRHVAGATFHRGEVVFDRVRLRWKIRLGLLERLEVLPYRGYGTRDVLHIRGRVLEEKGVTHSSHADSAYANFRNMIRRFNSSEMPHARVRGRHSGVEAETTADEEGFFEFRFELPEGEDPNEKFEWHPVDLELISPGKPGTARDRGWSLVPPADSQFYVISDLDDTVLHSRVTNVLAMLWIVLFGNAHTRLPFPGVAEFYEALKGGGDGRRRNPLFYVSSSPWNIYDLLVEFMDLNDVPHGPIFLKDWSLNVFGSHEDHKLGAIQRLLDEYPAAPFVLIGDSGEEDPEIYSKAIFENPGRIKAAFIRNVTGEARREEVREIATGLPPAEGRMYLVKDSGEAAEIAASLGLLSEASVRKVYENLP